The proteins below come from a single Eleutherodactylus coqui strain aEleCoq1 unplaced genomic scaffold, aEleCoq1.hap1 HAP1_SCAFFOLD_580, whole genome shotgun sequence genomic window:
- the LOC136604841 gene encoding RING finger protein 37-like, with protein MVVNLCLPQFKPRVLCNKISADGYEVENLVSEDLAKRNRGFRCEYFIKPPIHITFSFPFNIDICRINIDTSSGGHQHFSGMDIYTATSTNKMSWNNHEANQLGGQALDKEVFALVGKVVLKNQSKATFNNRGFKPRHPFHQTDNVMSYHGSSCQDLWNKGQHSLSNVTHLKICITHVAGGTPCNIKRVEVWGQPAKTCPKEVVDNIYQIACLSLPHGFGQQRPASPMESNHVSYSNSENTQHSLSELTNILQDVPEEFLDPITLEVMTLPIILPSGKVIDQSTLDKCNQSEVSWGRMPSDPFTGVPYTPHSQPLPHPSLKARIDYFLLQHNIPGSNLLGRARVGATVTPSAIALSSMKRKVEWMEDSANDGDNVDTYFSAVTGLSSTSELGTKKMKMENDGHTSQMDCSNSESISHEQRLTQSLDQALTTALGSMPSYTAKFMKSQQQGFHMESAGSSPWTTASTEHTRSGALQGCISCMRTFSVYCKTEPIYQLSCGHLMCRPCLAETQKSLSVVCRSCNRTIATRDVLRVHL; from the exons aTTAGTGCTGATGGCTACGAAGTAGAGAATCTGGTCTCCGAAGACCTCGCTAAAAGGAATCGTGGTTTTCGCTGTGAATATTTCATTAAGCCTCCTATACACATCACCTTCTCTTTTCCatttaatatagatatatgtaggATTAATATAGACACCTCCTCCGGGGGGCACCAGCACTTTTCAGGAATGGACATTTATACAGCTACCTCCACCAACAAAATGTCTTGGAATAACCACGAGGCGAACCAGCTGGGCGGCCAGGCACTGGACAAAGAAGTCTTTGCTTTGGTGGGGAAAGTTGTGCTAAAGAATCAAAGCAAGGCTACATTTAATAACAGAGGCTTCAAACCAAGACACCCATTCCATCAAACCGATAACGTAATGTCTTACCATGGGTCGTCTTGCCAAGATCTGTGGAATAAAGGGCAGCATTCTTTAAGTAACGTTACCCACCTGAAGATCTGTATAACGCATGTAGCTGGAGGTACGCCTTGTAATATAAAGAGGGTGGAGGTTTGGGGACAGCCTGCAAAGACTTGCCCTAAGGAAGTGGTGGATAATATTTACCAAATTGCTTGCTTAAGTCTTCCCCATGGCTTCGGGCAACAGCGTCCCGCGTCGCCTATGGAAAGTAACCACGTGTCTTATAGCAACTCAGAAAATACACAGCACAGCCTGAGCGAGCTTACAAATATCCTCCAAGATGTCCCAGAGGAGTTTCTGGACCCAATTACATTAGAGGTCATGACTTTACCCATAATCCTTCCATCGGGGAAAGTCATTGACCAAAGCACACTTGATAAATGCAACCAAAGTGAAGTATCATGGGGCAGGATGCCAAGTGACCCCTTTACGGGTGTTCCTTATACTCCACACTCCCAGCCTCTCCCTCATCCGTCCCTCAAAGCTAGGATAGACTACTTCCTTTTACAGCACAATATTCCTGGCTCCAACCTCTTGGGAAGAGCGCGAGTTGGTGCCACAGTGACTCCTTCTGCCATAGCTTTGTCCTCCATGAAGAGGAAAGTAGAATGGATGGAGGACTCGGCCAATGATGGCGATAATGTAGACACTTACTTTTCCGCAGTGACTGGTCTCTCGTCTACCTCAGAGTTGGGAACGAAGAAGATGAAAATGGAAAACGACGGTCACACGTCACAGATGGATTGCTCAAATTCAG AGTCCATATCCCATGAACAGAGACTGACACAAAGTCTGGACCAGGCGCTCACCACGGCCCTGGGCTCCATGCCCTCATACACAGCCAAGTTTATGAAAAGTCAACAGCAAGGCTTTCATATGGAGAGCGCCGGGAGCTCGCCCTGGACCACCGCTTCCACAG AGCACACGCGGAGCGGCGCGCTTCAGGGTTGCATATCCTGTATGAGGACATTTTCAGTTTACTGTAAAACCGAACCCATTTACCAGCTGTCTTGCGGCCACCTCATGTGTCGCCCTTGCCTGGCCGAAACTCAAAAGTCGCTGTCTGTGGTCTGCAGAAGTTGCAATCGAACCATCGCTACCCGTGACGTGCTTAGAGTCCACCTGTAA